From one Anguilla rostrata isolate EN2019 chromosome 12, ASM1855537v3, whole genome shotgun sequence genomic stretch:
- the LOC135235503 gene encoding heat shock protein beta-1-like, with product MGERRVPFSFLRHPSWDPFRDWHHGSRLVDQSFGMPALMEDWYPHPSGHWPGYLSSGPMGSLPMPAYARAMSRGISEIKNSQNTWKVTLDVNHFSPEELVVKTRDGVVEISGTHEERRDEHGYVSRCFTRKYTLPPGADSEKVVCSLSPEGLLILEAPLPKADNPGGDVSIPVFKSKK from the exons ATGGGCGAGCGACGTGTCCCCTTCTCCTTCCTGCGCCACCCCAGCTGGGACCCCTTCCGCGACTGGCACCACGGCAGCCGGCTCGTCGACCAGTCCTTCGGCATGCCCGCCCTGATGGAAGACTGGTACCCGCATCCGAGCGGGCACTGGCCCGGGTACCTCTCCTCCGGCCCCATGGGCAGCCTTCCGATGCCAGCCTATGCTCGGGCCATGTCCCGGGGCATATCCGAGATCAAGAACTCCCAGAACACGTGGAAGGTCACCCTGGACGTCAACCACTTTTCCCCCGAGGAGCTGGTGGTGAAGACCAGGGATGGAGTCGTGGAGATCTCTG GGACTCATGAGGAAAGGAGAGATGAACATGGTTATGTGTCCAGATGCTTCACCAGGAAATACAC ACTGCCCCCTGGTGCTGACAGTGAGAAGGTcgtctgctccctctctcctgaggGCCTGCTCATACTGGAGGCCCCCCTGCCCAAGGCAGACAACCCAGGAGGCGATGTCAGCATCCCTGTGTTCAAGTCCAAGAAGTAA